A DNA window from Canis lupus dingo isolate Sandy chromosome 2, ASM325472v2, whole genome shotgun sequence contains the following coding sequences:
- the UTP15 gene encoding U3 small nucleolar RNA-associated protein 15 homolog: MSGYKPAAIQTYPVLGEKITQDTLYWNNYKTPVQIKEFGAVSKVDFSPQPPYNYAVTASSRIHIYGRYSQEPIKTFSRFKDTAYCATFRQDGKLLVAGSEDGGVQLFDISGRAPLRQFEGHTKAVHTVDFTADKYHVVSGADDYTVKLWDIPNSKEIVTFKEHSDYVRCGCASKLNPDLFVTGSYDHTVKMFDARTNQSVISVEHGQPVESVLLFPSGGLLASAGGRYVKIWDMLKGGQLLVSLKNHHKTVTCLYLSSSGQRLLSGSLDRKVKVYSTTSYKVVHSFDYAASILSLALAHEDETIVVGMTNGILSVKHRKSEAKKDSFPKRRRPAYRTFIKGKSYMKQRDDILINRPSKKHLELYDRDLKNFRVSKALDRVLEPSCTIKTPEITVSIIKELNRRGVLANALAGRDEKEISRVLNFLIRNLSQPRFAPVLINAAEIIIDIYLPVIGQSPVVDKKFLLLQGLVEKEIDYQRELLETLGMMDMLFATMTRKESTSVLQHTSDGFLENKMES, from the exons ATGTCTGGGTACAAGCCTGCAGCTATTCAGACATATCCTGTACTTGGTGAAAAAATCACCCAGGACACACTGTACTGGAACAACTATAAG accCCTGTTCAAATCAAGGAGTTTGGTGCAGTGTCAAAAGTAGATTTTTCTCCGCAGCCTCCATACAATTACGCTGTCACCGCTTCCTCAAGG aTTCACATTTATGGCCGGTACTCTCAAGAACCTATAAAAACCTTTTCCCGATTTAAAGACACAGCATACTGTGCTACTTTTCGTCAGGATGGTAAACTGCTTGTGGCTGGCAGTGAAGATGGTGGAGTTCAGCTTTTTGATATAAGTGGGAGAGCTCCCCTCAGGCAGTTTGAAGGTCATACTAA AGCAGTTCACACAGTTGATTTTACAGCTGACAAATATCATGTGGTCTCTGGGGCTGATGATTATACAGTTAAATTGTGGGATATCCCGAACTCCAAGGAAATTGTGACATTCAAAGAACATTCTGATTATGTGAGGTGTGGATGTGCTAGCAAACTGAACCCAGATCTGTTTGTAACAG GGTCATATGATCATACTGTGAAGATGTTTGATGCACGAACAAACCAGAGTGTGATCTCTGTTGAGCATGGGCAGCCAGTGGAAAGTgtcctgctttttccctctggaGGACTTCTGGCATCagcag GAGGCCGTTATGTTAAAATCTGGGACATGCTGAAAGGAGGACAATTACTAGTGTCTTTGAAAAATCATCATAAAACTGTGACGTGTTTATATCTGAGCAGCTCTGGACAGAGGTTACTTTCTGGGTCACTGGATAG gaagGTGAAAGTATATAGTACGACTTCCTATAAAGTAGTCCACAGTTTTGATTATGCAGCTTCAATTTTGAGTCTTGCACTTGCG CACGAAGATGAGACGATAGTTGTAGGAATGACCAATGGAATATTGAGTGTGAAACATCGGAAATCTGAAGCAAAGAAGGATTCTTTTCCCAAGAGAAGGAGGCCTGCATATCGAacttttattaaaggaaaaagttaCATGAAGCAACGG GACGACATTTTGATCAACAGGCCATCAAAGAAACACCTAGAATTGTATGACAGGGATCTGAAAAATTTCCGGGTCTCTAAGGCACTTGACAGAGTCCTTGAG CCCAGTTGTACAATAAAGACACCTGAGATTACAGTTTCCATCATAAAGGAGCTAAATCGAAGAGGAGTCCTTGCAAATGCCCTTGCAGGTCGGGATGAAAAGGAAATCAGTcgtgttcttaattttttgataCG GAATCTGTCTCAACCAAGATTTGCCCCTGTTTTGATCAATGCTGCGGAAATAATTATTG ataTATATCTTCCTGTGATTGGTCAGTCACCCGTAGTTGATAAAAAGTTTTTGTTACTTCAAGGACTCGTAGAAAAAGAGATTGATTACCAGAGAGAACTACTAGAAACCTTGGGGATGATGGATATGCTTTTTGCTACTATGACAAGGAAAGAAAGCACTTCTGTGCTGCAGCATACATCTGATGGATTTCTAGAGAACAAGATGGAATCGTAG